The following proteins are encoded in a genomic region of Hyla sarda isolate aHylSar1 chromosome 3, aHylSar1.hap1, whole genome shotgun sequence:
- the NCBP2AS2 gene encoding protein NCBP2AS2, producing the protein MVLRRLLFSLLNNPQLIEKLSESRPIRRAAQITAFAITKAQLTGKDAAQRMLRSDTVQQLKRELSGGSRDLGEVGRKVGRIKETFMKELKTGMEEVMGQMKKPNGK; encoded by the coding sequence ATGGTGCTCCGGAggcttctgttctctctcctcaaCAACCCGCAGCTGATCGAGAAACTCTCCGAGTCCCGGCCCATCCGCAGAGCCGCGCAGATCACCGCCTTCGCCATCACCAAGGCGCAACTGACCGGCAAGGACGCTGCACAGCGCATGCTCCGCTCGGACACGGTTCAGCAGCTGAAGCGCGAGTTGTCCGGTGGTTCCCGGGATCTGGGGGAGGTGGGACGAAAGGTGGGGAGGATCAAAGAAACGTTTATGAAAGAGCTTAAGACCGGCATGGAGGAGGTGATGGGGCAGATGAAGAAGCCGAACGGCAAGTGA